One segment of Rubripirellula amarantea DNA contains the following:
- a CDS encoding D-alanine--D-alanine ligase family protein translates to MSKLRILVLVREGHVPPLTLEGISEKEMDSWKAEFDVCETLRHLGHEVLPLGVYDDLTPIRESLRDFEPDITFMMLEEFHGVVTYDFAVISYLELMQQPYTGCNPRGMLLSKDKALSKKVLSYHRIPTPRFAVFPVGRQVHRPKKLSFPLFVKSVIEDASFGIAQASIVQNDDQLAERVAFIHKSTNGPAIAEQYIDGRELYVGVLGNNRLTTFPAWEMNFGKMPDDVARIATRAVKFNHKYQDKHNITTHAAKDLDEATLERISKLCKRVYRALSMSGYARMDLRMTPSGEIFVIEANANPNIEYGEDFSESAEMVGITYEMLLQRIINLGLSYKADWMA, encoded by the coding sequence ATGAGCAAACTACGAATACTCGTCTTGGTGCGGGAGGGCCACGTTCCACCACTGACCCTCGAGGGCATCTCGGAAAAAGAGATGGACTCGTGGAAGGCAGAGTTTGACGTTTGCGAAACGCTTCGCCATCTCGGGCACGAAGTACTTCCGCTTGGCGTCTATGACGACCTGACACCGATCCGCGAATCGCTGCGTGACTTCGAACCAGACATTACGTTCATGATGTTGGAAGAATTCCACGGCGTCGTGACTTATGACTTTGCGGTGATAAGTTATCTCGAATTGATGCAGCAGCCTTACACGGGCTGCAATCCACGAGGAATGCTGCTGAGCAAGGACAAGGCGTTATCGAAGAAAGTGCTTTCGTATCACCGGATCCCAACGCCTCGCTTTGCCGTCTTTCCCGTTGGTCGACAAGTTCATCGGCCTAAGAAATTGTCGTTTCCGTTGTTTGTCAAAAGCGTGATCGAGGACGCATCGTTTGGAATTGCCCAAGCGTCGATTGTTCAAAACGATGATCAACTTGCCGAGCGAGTAGCATTTATACATAAATCAACAAACGGGCCTGCAATTGCGGAACAGTACATCGACGGACGTGAATTGTACGTTGGGGTGCTGGGCAACAATCGCTTAACGACGTTTCCAGCTTGGGAAATGAACTTCGGAAAGATGCCCGATGATGTCGCTCGGATTGCCACCCGAGCAGTGAAGTTCAATCACAAGTACCAAGACAAACACAACATCACCACTCACGCGGCCAAGGATCTCGACGAGGCAACGCTTGAACGTATCTCGAAGTTGTGTAAACGAGTTTATCGCGCGCTTAGCATGAGCGGCTATGCGCGAATGGATTTGCGAATGACACCCAGCGGAGAGATTTTTGTTATTGAGGCAAACGCGAATCCGAATATCGAATACGGCGAAGACTTCTCTGAATCTGCCGAGATGGTAGGGATCACCTACGAGATGTTGTTGCAAAGAATCATCAACTTGGGGCTCAGCTACAAAGCTGACTGGATGGCTTAG
- a CDS encoding gamma carbonic anhydrase family protein — protein MKLNLEPLRNLDPSIFIAPNATVFGDVQIGREATIWFGAVIRGDTDTIKIGTQTNIQDLCVLHADPTFPCTIGDRVTVGHAAVIHGATIENDVLVGMRAVVLNGATIGTGSVIAAGTLIPENMVVPPNSLVMGVPGKVRGQTSEVHQAMITRGAKHYAEAGRQYLAAQTTQTK, from the coding sequence ATGAAATTAAATCTCGAACCTCTTCGGAATCTTGATCCGTCGATTTTCATCGCGCCCAATGCCACGGTCTTTGGCGACGTGCAGATTGGTCGGGAAGCCACGATCTGGTTTGGCGCCGTAATCCGAGGCGATACGGACACAATCAAGATCGGTACCCAAACCAACATTCAAGATCTTTGTGTCCTGCACGCCGACCCTACCTTTCCCTGCACGATCGGCGATCGTGTTACCGTGGGTCACGCGGCGGTGATCCATGGTGCGACCATCGAAAATGATGTGTTGGTCGGAATGCGTGCCGTGGTGCTTAATGGTGCTACGATCGGAACCGGCAGCGTGATCGCCGCGGGAACTTTGATTCCTGAGAACATGGTTGTGCCACCGAACTCGCTCGTGATGGGAGTTCCAGGAAAGGTGCGAGGCCAGACCAGCGAAGTTCACCAAGCCATGATCACACGAGGTGCCAAGCACTACGCGGAAGCTGGACGTCAATATCTAGCGGCACAGACGACGCAAACCAAGTGA
- a CDS encoding phosphatase domain-containing protein: MSLVMRAMLGLSIALLSNLLNNSLANATDKPTSGQAETDPRALSPNGQTSADQTHGMRTSGDATPVDPAPIDANTLEHLIQIHPRVICGEGPTSTDQYAELADLGVQTIISVDATVPPVEIARRNGIRYIHLPIGYDKIDQDEVESLAKAVHQTDGVIYIHCHHGKHRGPAAASAACIASGLITTAQGQSVLQQAGTGIGYKGLHKAVAEAKRILPEDLDAMQKTFVEIAEVNSLASMMSEVGELADRLKSAESAGWKDDREELAHDALLIREHFREFARRKSDDDETNRLLADTRFRRWIEQSEQAATELQDQLSIERSLSPQPVESTHHLSNTTFRLLELCKSCHEIYRD, from the coding sequence ATGTCGCTTGTCATGAGAGCGATGCTTGGCTTGAGCATTGCCTTGCTCAGCAACTTGCTCAACAACTCGCTCGCAAACGCAACCGACAAGCCAACCAGCGGCCAAGCTGAGACTGATCCAAGAGCTCTATCGCCTAATGGACAAACGTCTGCGGACCAAACGCATGGCATGCGCACTTCTGGTGATGCAACTCCTGTCGATCCAGCACCGATCGATGCCAACACGCTTGAACATCTTATACAGATCCATCCCCGAGTGATCTGTGGTGAAGGGCCTACTTCAACCGACCAGTATGCCGAGCTCGCTGATCTGGGAGTGCAAACGATTATCTCCGTCGACGCAACCGTTCCCCCAGTGGAAATCGCTAGACGCAACGGCATTCGCTACATCCACTTGCCGATCGGATATGACAAGATCGACCAGGATGAAGTTGAATCACTTGCGAAGGCCGTGCACCAAACCGATGGTGTGATCTATATCCATTGCCACCACGGCAAACATCGCGGCCCAGCAGCGGCGTCAGCAGCCTGCATTGCATCAGGACTGATTACCACGGCCCAGGGTCAATCGGTGCTGCAACAGGCCGGCACGGGAATCGGCTACAAAGGTCTGCACAAGGCGGTTGCCGAAGCGAAACGCATCTTACCAGAAGACCTCGATGCGATGCAGAAAACATTCGTCGAGATCGCTGAAGTGAACTCGCTAGCTTCCATGATGTCAGAAGTGGGTGAACTAGCCGACCGTCTCAAAAGCGCCGAGTCCGCAGGATGGAAAGACGATCGCGAAGAACTGGCCCACGATGCACTTCTCATTCGTGAACACTTTCGGGAATTCGCCCGACGAAAGTCTGATGACGACGAAACGAATCGTCTTCTTGCCGACACGCGTTTCCGTCGCTGGATCGAACAGTCCGAACAAGCGGCAACGGAATTGCAGGACCAATTATCTATCGAACGATCGCTGTCACCCCAGCCGGTTGAATCCACCCATCATCTATCGAACACGACTTTTCGATTGCTGGAGCTATGCAAGTCCTGTCACGAGATCTATCGCGACTAA
- a CDS encoding diguanylate cyclase — MMENITPLLIGIVLGIILLAVGVLIGMRWARLRSQQSGEILSENDREQMLQLLHQLGSWTNEYSGNVSDYQNELGKLSEAVRASLNPAAGPVAENKVMMLLQQIMNSNGELQDRLEAAERQLDKQTQQIECYLTEARTDGLTGLFNRRAFDKRLDEVFAAYRSGGRSFVLVLVDIDKFKSINDNHGHQAGDQVLQQLASTLRTELSSAIMVARFGGEEFAAILDGPLRVAAEKMNEVRKTIEHHPMAAGNLSLDITVSVGLSEPREDLASSPVIRRADEALYAAKNIGRNRVYYHDGRAPALVGAPEIARS; from the coding sequence ATGATGGAAAATATTACTCCTTTGCTAATCGGAATCGTTCTTGGAATTATCTTGCTGGCTGTCGGTGTCCTCATTGGGATGCGATGGGCGCGTTTGCGATCCCAACAATCAGGTGAAATTTTGTCCGAAAATGACCGCGAGCAGATGCTGCAGTTGTTACATCAACTGGGCTCCTGGACCAACGAGTATTCGGGCAATGTCTCGGATTACCAAAACGAATTAGGCAAACTTAGCGAAGCCGTTCGAGCGAGCCTCAATCCGGCTGCCGGACCTGTTGCCGAAAACAAAGTCATGATGCTGCTGCAACAGATCATGAATAGCAACGGCGAACTGCAAGATCGCCTTGAAGCGGCCGAACGCCAGCTCGACAAGCAAACCCAGCAAATCGAATGCTACCTCACCGAGGCTCGCACCGATGGGTTAACTGGACTCTTCAATCGTCGCGCTTTCGACAAACGACTCGATGAAGTGTTCGCAGCCTATCGAAGCGGTGGACGCTCGTTTGTGTTGGTGCTTGTCGACATCGATAAGTTCAAGTCCATCAACGACAACCACGGTCATCAAGCGGGCGACCAAGTGCTGCAGCAGCTTGCCTCGACGCTGCGAACGGAACTTAGCAGCGCCATCATGGTCGCGAGATTTGGTGGAGAAGAGTTTGCCGCCATTCTTGACGGACCGCTTCGCGTAGCAGCCGAAAAGATGAACGAAGTCCGCAAGACAATCGAACATCATCCCATGGCCGCTGGCAATCTGTCGCTGGACATCACCGTCAGCGTTGGACTGAGTGAGCCTCGCGAGGATCTCGCGTCGAGCCCAGTCATTCGGCGAGCTGACGAGGCTCTTTATGCGGCTAAAAACATTGGCCGTAACCGTGTCTACTACCACGATGGTCGAGCTCCCGCACTGGTCGGTGCCCCGGAGATCGCTCGGTCGTGA
- the glgC gene encoding glucose-1-phosphate adenylyltransferase translates to MCRNRMRDTVTVILAGGKGSRLEPLTRDRAKPAVPFGGLYRIVDFVLSNCLNSGMRKILLLTQYKAQSLDRHINLAWRNYFCRELGEFIDVVPPQQRFDDSWYQGTADAVYQNIYAIEREEPRDVVILGGDHIYKMNYGPMVEFHRKMDADITIGALRVSRDEAKEFGVIQADLDHRIVGFEEKPSEPKTTPDDPDVALASMGIYVFNARFLYECLCDDATYEDSDHDFGKNIIPAAIKTNRVFAFPFLDENRKRDAYWRDVGTIDAYFEATMDLIDVDPQLNLYDAQWPIRAHQPMLPPPKFVFGSEGGPSIRRGEALDSIVCQGAIVSGGRVHRSVLGPNVRINSYASVEDCILFDEVEVGRRCRLRRVIVDKGVQIPPETEIGFDPIFDAQRGFTVTESGLVVIARGEQLVNTGETVSVVR, encoded by the coding sequence ATGTGCAGGAATCGAATGCGAGACACGGTAACGGTAATTTTGGCAGGAGGAAAAGGTTCGCGCCTGGAACCTCTGACCCGCGATCGCGCAAAACCGGCGGTTCCGTTTGGCGGTTTGTACCGGATTGTTGACTTTGTCCTTAGCAATTGCCTTAACAGCGGCATGCGGAAGATCCTACTGTTGACGCAGTACAAGGCTCAATCGCTCGATCGGCACATCAACCTAGCTTGGCGCAACTACTTTTGCCGTGAACTGGGTGAGTTCATTGACGTCGTTCCGCCTCAACAGCGATTTGACGATAGCTGGTATCAGGGTACCGCCGATGCGGTCTATCAAAACATCTACGCCATCGAACGCGAAGAACCGCGCGACGTTGTCATCCTAGGCGGCGACCACATCTACAAGATGAACTATGGCCCCATGGTCGAATTCCATCGCAAGATGGATGCGGACATCACCATCGGTGCACTTCGTGTTAGTCGTGACGAAGCCAAAGAATTTGGCGTGATCCAGGCTGACCTCGACCATCGAATCGTCGGTTTTGAAGAGAAGCCAAGTGAACCCAAGACGACGCCAGATGACCCCGATGTGGCTCTTGCATCGATGGGCATCTATGTCTTTAACGCGAGATTTCTTTACGAGTGCCTTTGCGACGACGCTACCTACGAGGACAGCGACCACGATTTTGGCAAGAACATCATTCCGGCAGCCATAAAAACCAATCGCGTATTCGCGTTCCCTTTCTTGGACGAGAATCGCAAGCGAGATGCATATTGGCGAGACGTCGGCACCATCGACGCGTACTTCGAAGCGACAATGGATCTGATCGACGTCGATCCGCAACTCAATCTTTATGACGCTCAGTGGCCTATCCGCGCTCACCAACCCATGCTGCCACCACCGAAGTTTGTCTTTGGCAGCGAAGGTGGGCCATCGATTCGTCGAGGCGAGGCGTTGGATTCCATTGTTTGTCAAGGCGCTATCGTCAGCGGCGGACGTGTTCATCGAAGCGTGCTTGGTCCCAACGTACGGATCAATAGCTACGCGTCGGTCGAAGATTGCATCCTATTCGATGAAGTCGAGGTGGGACGTCGATGCCGACTACGTCGCGTGATCGTCGACAAAGGCGTGCAGATTCCACCCGAAACCGAAATTGGCTTCGATCCCATATTCGATGCCCAACGGGGCTTCACCGTTACCGAAAGCGGTCTGGTTGTGATTGCACGTGGTGAACAATTGGTAAACACCGGTGAAACGGTGAGCGTTGTTCGATGA